From a single Callithrix jacchus isolate 240 chromosome 5, calJac240_pri, whole genome shotgun sequence genomic region:
- the C5H17orf50 gene encoding uncharacterized protein C17orf50 homolog, which yields MDKHGVKTPLWKKEPEEARAGEAEQEEAKEGSEDKDYQRPPEDSAAEGEGSERRSVSYSPLRQESSTQEVALLRRADPGFWSWLSPFALLGVLTAPTDRKRSLPEELCVLEIRRRPPRRGVCERCEILFCKKCSSLHSHPAYVAHCVLDHPDLDPSGPVGRGKRK from the exons ATGGATAAGCACG GTGTGAAGACTCCGTTGTGGAAGAAGGAACCGGAGGAGGCCAGGGCCGGGGAGGCGGAGCAGGAGGAAGCGAAGGAGGGGTCGGAGGACAAAGACTACCAGAGGCCGCCGGAGGATAGCGCGGCGGAGGGCGAGGGCAGCGAACGGCGCTCGGTATCCTACAGTCCGCTGCGCCAGGAGTCCAGCACCCAGGAGGTGGCGCTGTTGCGGCGCGCGGACCCTGGCTTCTGGAGCTGGCTCAGCCCCTTCGCGCTGCTGGGCGTCCTGACTGCTCCCACGGACAG GAAGCGGAGCCTCCCGGAAGAGCTGTGCGTGCTGGAGATCCGGCGACGACCGCCGCGCCGCGGGGTCTGTGAGCGGTGCGAGATCCTTTTCTGCAAGAAATGCAGCAGTCTGCACAGCCATCCAGCCTATGTGGCGCACTGCGTTCTGGATCACCCGGATCTGG ATCCTTCTGGCCCGGtgggcagaggcaagagaaaataA